In the Colletotrichum lupini chromosome 1, complete sequence genome, one interval contains:
- a CDS encoding heterokaryon incompatibility protein, with protein MAFRSADNDLSTFHFRQKLQSSLIILVLVFLWHISFPNLLSLFSWAMIFRTPRPGPGNGRLGFESDSSVQGLLLFDPNSSLRSPVPVHQDPNLPLTTSYWLAYHSIRSFPTMEPSSKYVALVFGANGISGWAVTNNLFIYPTASTFCRIIGLTNRPMDLSGSQLPKNDPRLEIYSGINLREDIETIKEQMKIKIPNMQDITHVYYCAYSVDVMKIRNINVTMTRNAVKAVDEICSSLKFLSLQTGTNDKIEIHPPLKESQPRIPSPYGDEIFYYGQVDAIEELQKGKSWRWCEVRPDAIVGFVSGTTSIMTFLEPTALFLALWRYVHGPGAEIKFIGTATNYTHTNTDSSQDIIAKSHIYLSTVKPEESNGEAFNTADNATPVSWVERWPVMVDYFGLQGTPPVEGAQTTFPVEKWWEEHQGDYKRMCAEYGLKHRDIPAASWIFTMGVGFSLLQRNRAMCLDKIRSVGFKEELGMTEGYLIAFDRMVAANILPPRKLIGTLISPVKRLASQKIRRLNVTLFCAHAELHKLQPPVSFTTNGARVYMCAAGFPGKPLISQLLIFSFRPSSEHVDAQKPSTMSLCQDCRQLDLADLVDEEYEVQDIILHSSIADLERNVSACDLCQLFHTSITEKLRVEGVSVDQEAWYDTDSPVILRGTQYKDEKYESRGLFWVKVRCDRLSPRAYCYFSFYPKDETTRLENSILGRPIKRPAKQLSLVKDWVRECEDHHQSCHSAPATLPTRVVDVGVEGVREPRLVVTSGEVGRYMTLSHCWGLHPVIRTTSETINGHIKSLPMSKLPPTFRDAVLITRSLGVQYLWIDSLCIVQDSKEDWELESVKMGTIYASSCLTIAASASADSTGGCFLPRSTSNHVQVKCTRKTNDESVSIPVFLRPRPRDFSHLPQSILHSRAWVTQERLLSARMVHYDSDQLLWECRESRLAEDGVPTDAFAVQKLYDMVSAYSRRGITKSYDRLPALSGLAKVMEECTGQRYLAGLWKYHLHYGLLWRRSENWLETPSDGFRAPSWSWASLEGAVMMPEIGNILPSGNEMEVVVRITQAETTPLGLDPRGMLKSGYLQLEGKLRLADPRENPESPGYQRFSTYRKELAIDLLKENGIMVGLAVFDKDYCGSNIPLYYLQVSRRVKEPSRWYGLLLEATSQPQEFRRVSFCRTEEYPLRDWFAHVAEEMITIV; from the exons ATGGCATTTCGCTCGGCAGACAACGACTTAAGCACATTCCATTTCCGTCAAAAATTGCAGTCAAGTCTCATCATCTTGGTGCTGGTCTTCTTGTGGCATATCTCCTTCCCGAACCTCCTCAGTCTGTTTAGTTGGGCCATGATAT TTCGAACCCCGCGGCCCGGACCAGGCAACGGGCGACTAGGGTTCGAATCCGACAGCTCGGTCCAAGGTCTGCT GCTCTTTGATCCCAACTCTTCTCTTCGCTCTCCAGTCCCTGTTCATCAAGATCCCAACCTCCCGCTGACAACAAGTTACTGGCTGGCATATCATTCGATCAGGTCTTTCCCAACTATGGAGCCTTCCAGCAAATATGTTGCGCTGGTCTTCGGGGCTAATGGGATCTCCGGATGGGCCGTCACAAACAATCTGTTCATTTATCCCACAGCATCCACATTTTGCCGCATTATTGGTCTAACAAACCGACCGATGGACCTGTCAGGAAGCCAGCTTCCCAAGAATGATCCTCGTTTGGAGATTTACTCTGGCATCAACTTACGTGAGGACATCGAGACTATCAAGGAGCAAATGAAAATCAAGATCCCCAACATGCAGGACATCACGCATGTGTACTACTGTG CATATTCAGTCGACGTCATGAAGATTCGTAATATCAACGTCACCATGACTCGAAACGCTGTCAAGGCGGTTGATGAGATCTGCTCAAGTCTGAAATTTCTGAGTTTGCAGACTGGCACCAAC GACAAGATTGAGATACATCCTCCATTGAAAGAGTCTCAGCCGCGAATTCCGTCTCCATACGGAGATGAAATCTTCTACTACGGGCAAGTAGATGCTATCGAGGAGCTACAGAAGGGCAAATCCTGGAGATGGTGTGAAGTTCGCCCCGATGCAATTGTCGGCTTCGTTTCTGGTACGACTTCAATCATGACGTTTCTTGAGCCGACCGCTCTTTTCCTTGCGCTCTGGCGTTATGTCCATGGGCCCGGAGCCGAAATCAAGTTCATTGGTACAGCTACGAACTACACCCACACCAACACAGACTCATCGCAGGATATTATTGCAAAGTCTCATATTTATTTATCGACCGTGAAGCCAGAAGAATCGAACGGGGAAGCTTTCAATACTGCTGATAATGCAACTCCAGTTTCCTGGGTGGAGCGATGGCCTGTCATGGTCGATTATTTCGGGCTGCAGGGAACGCCTCCAGTTGAGGGAGCCCAGA CAACGTTTCCGGTCGAAAAGTGGTGGGAAGAACACCAAGGTGACTACAAGAGGATGTGTGCCGAGTATGGCTTGAAGCACCGTGATATACCAGCTGCGTCTTGGATATTCACGATGGGGGTCGGCTTTTCTCTCTTACAGAGAAATCGGGCAATGTGTCTGGATAAGATCCGGTCTGTTGGGTTTAAGGAAGAGTTGGGCATGACCGAAGGCTATCTCATCGCCTTTGATCGCATGGTTGCTGCTAACATTCTTCCCCCGCGGAAATTGAT TGGAACTCTGATATCTCCAGTGAAGCGCTTGGCGTCGCAGAAGATACGCCGGCTGAATGTAACCCTGTTTTGTGCACACGCAGAGCTGCATAAACTCCAACCTCCTGTATCATTCACTACGAATGGAGCCCGAGTCTATATGTGTGCAGCGGGGTTTCCTGGTAAACCCCTCATAAGTCAGCTGCTCATTTTCTCATTTCGACCTTCATCGGAACACGTTGACGCCCAGAAGCCCTCGACCATGTCTCTTTGTCAAGATTGCCGTCAGCTTGATCTTGCTGACCTAGTTGATGAGGAATACGAAGTTCAAGACATTATTCTTCATTCTTCAATCGCTGATCTCGAGAGAAATGTTTCTGCGTGCGATTTGTGTCAACTCTTCCACACATCTATCACCGAAAAGCTCCGGGTCGAGGGAGTCAGTGTTGACCAAGAGGCTTGGTATGACACAGACTCGCCGGTTATCTTGCGGGGCACTCAGTACAAAGATGAGAAGTACGAGTCTCGGGGACTCTTTTGGGTCAAGGTCCGCTGCGATCGCCTGAGCCCGAGGGCATACTGCTATTTCAGCTTCTATCCCAAAGACGAGACGACCCGGCTAGAGAACTCCATCCTAGGCAGACCCATCAAACGTCCCGCTAAGCAACTCAGTCTTGTGAAAGACTGGGTGCGCGAGTGTGAAGACCACCACCAGAGTTGCCATTCAGCCCCTGCTACTCTGCCCACACGAGTTGTAGATGTTGGTGTCGAAGGAGTGAGGGAGCCTCGGCTCGTTGTGACGAGTGGAGAAGTCGGCCGATACATGACATTAAGTCACTGTTGGGGCTTACATCCTGTTATTCGCACCACTAGCGAGACAATTAATGGCCACATCAAGTCGTTGCCAATGTCCAAGTTACCTCCGACGTTCAGAGACGCAGTCTTGATAACGAGGTCACTTGGCGTTCAGTATCTATGGATCGACTCCCTCTGCATCGTACAGGACTCAAAAGAGGACTGGGAACTCGAGAGTGTGAAGATGGGCACTATCTACGCCTCTTCATGTCTGACTATCGCTGCCTCAGCGTCCGCAGACTCCACAGGGGGTTGCTTCTTACCGCGTTCAACTTCAAATCACGTTCAAGTTAAGTGTACTCGGAAGACGAACGATGAATCGGTGTCTATTCCCGTATTCTTACGACCTAGACCTCGTGACTTCAGTCACCTACCACAAAGCATCCTACATTCACGTGCGTGGGTAACGCAAGAGCGCCTGCTATCTGCCCGAATGGTACACTACGACTCTGATCAACTTCTTTGGGAATGTCGTGAATCTCGTCTGGCAGAAGACGGGGTACCGACGGATGCATTCGCAGTGCAAAAGTTA TACGATATGGTATCGGCATATAGTAGAAGAGGCATCACCAAGTCCTACGACCGGCTACCAGCGCTTTCCGGTCTCGCCAAGGTGATGGAGGAATGCACCGGGCAGCGATACCTTGCCGGGTTGTGGAAGTACCACCTGCATTATGGGTTGCTTTGGAGGAGAAGCGAGAATTGGCTTGAAACCCCGTCAGATGGCTTTCGCGCCCCAAGTTGGAGTTGGGCGTCTTTGGAAGGCGCTGTCATGATGCCCGAGATCGGAAACATTCTGCCCTCGGGAAACGAGATGGAGGTGGTGGTGAGGATTACTCAAGCAGAGACAACGCCACTCGGCTTGGACCCGAGGGGTATGTTGAAATCGGGATATCTGCAGCTAGAAGGAAAGCTCAGACTAGCCGATCCAAGAGAAAACCCAGAATCCCCGGGTTATCAGAGGTTCTCGACCTATCGGAAAGAGTTAGCAATTGATTTGCTCAAGGAGAATGGGATCATGGTCGGATTAGCAGTGTTCGACAAGGATTACTGCGGAAGTAACATCCCTCTCTACTACTTACAGGTGTCGAGAAGAGTCAAAGAGCCAAGCCGTTGGTACGGGCTCCTGCTAGAGGCAACAAGCCAGCCGCAAGAGTTCCGTCGTGTTAGCTTCTGCCGCACGGAAGAATATCCACTTCGAGACTGGTTCGCGCATGTCGCTGAAGAGATGATCACGATAGTTTGA
- a CDS encoding calcium-translocating P-type ATPase: MMADKFLSPNPPHADSRSRATSDADTIAPDGSNPFLTPSGTTAAPSTAGASLDLEDIESSLRPDPGTERDFHVENNPFAFSPGQLNKLLNPKSLSAFRAFGGLRGIARGVQTDVRSGLSVDEAGVRSRISFNEAVDNHNDSKPVSPTTEKHVQSSGAPFVDRTRVYGRNVLPPKKPKSIWKLMWIAFNETVLILLTVAGVISLALGLYETLGVERPAGAPASVDWVEGVAICAAVIIVVLVGSHNDWQKEKAFVRLNTKKDDRQVKVIRSGKSVMINVNEILVGEVLHLEPGDMVPADGILIEGHEVKCDESSATGESDVLKKTAGDQVMKLLDSKHNNHDDLDPFIISGSKVLEGMGTYICTSVGVHSSFGKIMMSVRYDIEATPLQKKLERLAIAIAKLGGGASALMFFILLFRFVASLPGDDRLPADKASTFMDLLVVAIAIIAVAVPEGLPLAVTLALAFATTKLLKENNLVRVLRSCETMGNATTICSDKTGTLTTNKMTVVAGTFSTTSFTALSQSDNEKTSGTPHVTTWAAGLPTGTKELIVQSVAVNSTAFEGQEDGQATFIGSKTETALLQLAKDHLGLQSLAEARANEQVVQMLPFDSGRKCMAAVIKLRDTSKGYRVLVKGASEIMLGYCSSKTQLETLTEEPMTFTERQSLESTINEYARRSLRTIGIVYKDYPQWPPTNMPSEDGHVKLESLLTPSDLVFLGIVGIQDPVREGVPEAVRLAQHAGVTVRMVTGDNIVTAQAIATECGIFTGSQGVIMEGPAFRKLSDEDMNNILPKLQVLARSSPEDKRILVTRLKALGETVAVTGDGTNDAPALKAADVGFSMGISGTEVAKEASAIVLMDDNFASIVTALKWGRAVNDAVQKFLQFQITVNITAVLLAFITAMYDPHMEPVLKAVQLLWVNLIMDTFAALALATDPPTDKILDRPPQRKDAPLITINMWKMIIGQAIFQLIITLTLYFAGPEILNYDRNSEDQMLQLDTVIFNTFVWMQIFNEFNNRRLDNKFNVLEGVHRNQFFIFINLLMVGLQVGIVFIGGRVFEIKEGGLNGTQWAISVVIALMSLPWGVLVRIFPDVWFERVAVFVGKPFVLVYRFLGRMFAPVGRLFKRKQRDATASDEEVPATIIVAPPEEKGQQL, encoded by the exons ATGATGGCTGATAAGTTTCTCAGCCCCAACCCCCCACATGCGGACTCCCGTTCGCGGGCCACGAGTGATGCCGACACTATTGCCCCGGACGGGTCCAATCCGTTTCTCACGCCGTCCGGGACCACCGCTGCCCCCAGTACCGCCGGTGCGAGCCTCGATCTTGAAGATATTGAATCGTCTTTGAGGCCTGACCCAGGCACGGAGCGCGACTTTCACGTGGAGAACAACCCATTCGCGTTTTCCCCCGGCCAACTCAACAAATTGCTGAACCCCAAGTCCCTCTCAGCATTCAGGGCGTTCGGCGGGCTCCGAGGTATTGCTCGTGGCGTTCAGACCGATGTACGCAGTGGTCTCAGTGTCGACGAAGCAGGCGTCAGATCAAGAATCAGTTTTAATGAAGCAGTCGACAACCACAACGATAGCAAACCGGTTTCCCCAACGACAGAGAAGCATGTGCAGTCTTCCGGGGCACCGTTCGTGGACCGTACCCGTGTGTACGGTCGCAACGTACTGCCGCCAAAGAAGCCCAAGTCGATCTGGAAACTGATGTGGATCGCGTTCAATGAAACGGTACTTATTCTCTTGACGGTTGCCGGAGTCATCTCTTTGGCCCTCGGACTATACGAGACACTCGGCGTTGAAAGGCCTGCAGGCGCACCAGCTTCTGTCGACTGGGTCGAAGGCGTCGCCATCTGCGCTGCGGTCATCATTGTCGTCCTCGTCGGATCCCACAACGATTGGCAGAAGGAGAAGGCATTCGTCAGGCTGAACACAAAGAAGGATGACCGTCAAGTCAAGGTCATTCGTTCCGGGAAATCAGTCATGATCAATGTCAACGAGATCCTGGTAGGCGAAGTGCTCCATCTGGAGCCTGGCGATATGGTCCCTGCCGATGGAATCTTGATTGAAGGACACGAAGTCAAGTGCGACGAGTCTTCGGCTACTGGTGAATCCGATGTTCTCAAGAAGACTGCTGGCGACCAAGTCATGAAGCTTCTGGACTCTAAACACAACAATCATGACGACCTGGACCCCTTTATCATCTCAGGATCCAAAGTTCTCGAAG GTATGGGAACCTACATTTGCACCTCTGTTGGTGTCCACAGCAGCTTCGGCAAGATCATGATGTCTGTACGGTACGATATCGAAGCTACACCTCTACAAAAGAAGCTTGAACGCCTTGCCATCGCCATCGCCAAGCTCGGCGGAGGTGCATCGGCTCTGATGTTCTTCATCCTGCTTTTCAGATTCGTTGCCAGTCTTCCTGGTGATGACCGACTGCCTGCTGACAAGGCATCGACTTTCATGGACTTGCTTGTCGTTGCTATTGCTATCATTGCTGTAGCTGTACCTGAAGGCTTGCCGCTGGCCGTCACTCTTGCCCTCGCGTTCGCGACAACGAAGCTTCTCAAGGAGAATAACCTCGTTCGCGTACTTCGATCTTGCGAAACCATGGGTAACGCAACGACAATCTGCTCGGATAAGACAGGCACTCTG ACAACAAACAAGATGACGGTCGTGGCCGGCACCTTCTCCACCACTAGCTTCACTGCATTGTCCCAGTCCGACAATGAGAAGACATCGGGGACACCTCACGTCACTACATGGGCCGCTGGCTTGCCTACAGGAACCAAGGAACTTATCGTTCAGTCGGTTGCTGTGAACTCCACAGCCTTTGAGGGTCAAGAGGATGGTCAGGCAACTTTCATCGGATCTAAGACCGAGACAGCACTCTTACAGTTGGCGAAAGATCACCTTGGTCTTCAGTCACTTGCTGAGGCCCGTGCCAATGAGCAAGTCGTGCAGATGCTTCCCTTTGATTCCGGAAGGAAGTGTATGGCCGCGGTCATCAAACTTCGCGACACCTCGAAGGGATATCGTGTGCTGGTCAAGGGTGCCTCTGAAATTATGCTTGGGTACTGTTCATCTAAGACTCAGCTGGAGACTTTGACTGAAGAGCCCATGACGTTCACCGAGCGACAATCTCTCGAATCAACCATCAACGAATACGCTCGACGATCCCTTCGGACCATTGGCATCGTGTACAAGGACTACCCCCAGTGGCCGCCTACAAACATGCCTTCAGAAGATGGACACGTCAAGCTTGAGTCTCTACTGACGCCTTCTGACCTAGTGTTCCTCGGCATTGTTGGAATTCAAGATCCCGTCCGAGAGGGTGTTCCCGAGGCGGTCAGGCTTGCGCAGCATGCTGGCGTCACAGTCCGTATGGTCACTGGCGACAACATCGTCACCGCTCAAGCTATCGCCACAGAGTGCGGGATCTTCACCGGCTCTCAGGGAGTGATTATGGAAGGACCAGCTTTCAGGAAACTTTCTGATGAGGACATGAATAACATTCTTCCCAAGCTACAGGTATTGGCTCGTTCGTCTCCTGAAGACAAGCGGATTCTCGTGACGAGATTGAAGGCTCTCGGAGAGACGGTCGCTGTCACAGGTGATGGTACGAACGATGCTCCCGCACTCAAGGCCGCAGATGTTGGCTTTTCGATGGGCATCTCAGGTACCGAAGTGGCCAAGGAGGCTTCCGCAATTGTTCTCATGGATGATAACTTCGCATCGATCGTGACTGCACTCAAGTGGGGTCGCGCAGTCAATGATGCCGTTCAAAAGTTTCTTCAA TTTCAAATTACCGTTAACATCACTGCTGTCCTCTTGGCGTTTATCACAGCCATGTATGACCCTCATATGGAGCCGGTGCTGAAAGCTGTTCAATTGCTTTGGGTCAACCTCATCATGGACACATTTGCTGCGCTCGCACTGGCAACGGATCCTCCGACCGACAAGATTCTCGACCGGCCCCCTCAAAGAAAGGATGCACCACTTATCACGATCAAC ATGTGGAAGATGATTATTGGACAAGCTATTTTCCAGCTCATCATTACACTCACCCTTTACTTCGCCGGCCCCGAGATTCTCAACTACGACAGAAATAGCGAGGATCAAATGCTGCAACTCGATACGGTCATTTTCAACACCTTTGTCTGGATGCAAATCTTCAACGAATTCAACAATCGACGCCTCGATAACAAGTTCAACGTGCTCGAGGGTGTCCACCGCAAtcaattttttattttcatCAACCTCCTGATGGTTGGTCTTCAGGTGGGGATCGTTTTCATTGGCGGTCGCGTGTTTGAGATCAAGGAGGGTGGCCTCAACGGAACCCAGTGGGCCATCTCCGTCGTGATCGCCCTCATGTCTTTGCCATGGGGTGTGCTGGTCCGTATTTTTCCGGATGTCTGGTTTGAAAGAGTGGCTGTTTTCGTCGGAAAGCCTTTTGTACTGGTGTACAGATTCCTCGGGAGAATGTTTGCGCCTGTTGGCCGATTGTTCAAGCGAAAGCAACGAGATGCTACCGCATCAGATGAGGAAGTACCTGCTACAATTATTGTCGCCCCACCCGAGGAAAAGGGGCAGCAACTTTGA
- a CDS encoding multicopper oxidase, whose product MVCGKLLATWAVAVVTGATAACTSNRHQTAGDSADVSPVIEAVASSSSPSSSASSGSPGSGATCVNSPSNRACWTEGFDLSTNYYDEVPDTGVVREYWFNVENGTAAPDGYEMPVQLINGSFPGPTIIADWGDTVVVHLKNSLQTNGTGLHFHGIRQNWTDQMDGVPSITQCPIAPNDTYTYKWRAVEYGTGWYHSHFYVQAWDGVFGGITINGPASANYDVDLGHLFLNDWYHQTADELVTKAATGGPPTAVNGLINGTNTFNDTMGSRFETIFEPGTRYRLRQVNAAADNHFRFMIDNHTMEIIATDFVPIVPYNATQLSIGMGQRYDIIVEAKDLTDGDFWLRSIAQESCSESDAVDDVKGIIRYSNSSTSDPTTSAYSYTDSCLDEASSNLVPYLAINASDTYISADEKVAVEVTDNALLWTMNKTSMHTQWEYPTAMQISQKNSTWLTKQNVIHLPDADKWVYMVIHSPFAQDHPMHLHGHDFWVLDSGYGNFDSTQTDRLTLVNAPRRDVAMMPGSGYLVIAFKTNNPGA is encoded by the exons ATGGTTTGCGGGAAGCTTCTCGCCACTTGGGCAGTAGCTGTCGTTACTGGTGCCACTGCGGCTTGTACATCAAACAGACACCAGACCGCCGGTGATTCTGCTGACGTATCCCCAGTCATCGAGGCTGTTGCCAGTTCAAGCTCGCCTAGTTCATCTGCCTCGTCTGGTTCGCCTGGCTCCGGTGCCACGTGCGTCAACAGTCCTTCGAACAGAGCTTGCTGGACTGAAGGTTTCGACCTATCTACAAACTACTACGATGAGGTCCCGGATACAGGCGTAGTGAGAGAATATTGGTTCAATGTTGAGAATGGCACAGCCGCTCCAGATGGATACGAGATGCCAGTTCAGCTCATCAACGGATCCTTCCCCGGCCCAACCATTATTGCTGACTGGGGTGACACTGTTG TTGTCCACCTGAAAAACTCGCTTCAGACAAACGGTACCGGTCTTCACTTCCATGGCATCAGACAGAATTGGACGGATCAAATGGATGGTGTCCCTAGTATCACCCAGTGCCCCATTGCCCCCAACGACACTTACACCTACAAATGGCGAGCTGTTGAGTACGGCACCGGTTGGTATCACTCTCACTTCTACGTTCAAGCATGGGATGGAGTCTTTGGTGGCATCACTATCAACGGACCGGCTTCGGCAAATTACGACGTCGACTTAGGTCATCTCTTCCTCAACGACTGGTATCAC CAAACGGCAGATGAACTCGTTACCAAAGCTGCTACGGGAGGTCCCCCCACAGCAGTCAACGGTCTGATCAACGGCACCAACACCTTCAACGACACCATGGGCTCTAGATTCGAAACAATTTTCGAACCCGGAACTAGGTACCGCCTTCGCCAAGTCAACGCCGCCGCAGATAATCACTTCCGTTTCATGATCGACAATCATACCATGGAGATTATCGCAACAGATTTTGTCCCCATCGTCCCGTACAACGCCACGCAATTGAGCATTGGTATGGGCCAGCGCTACGACATCATTGTGGAGGCTAAGGACCTGACCGACGGCGACTTCTGGCTGCGATCCATTGCACAAGAGTCCTGCTCCGAGTCTGATGCTGTTGACGATGTCAAGGGTATCATTCGTTACTCCAACTCTTCCACCTCGGATCCCACGACCTCGGCTTACAGTTACACTGACTCATGCTTGGATGAGGCATCCTCCAACCTTGTGCCTTACCTCGCCATCAACGCGTCTGACACTTACATCAGCGCAGATGAGAAGGTTGCCGTTGAAGTCACAGACAACGCCCTCCTGTGGACGATGAACAAGACTTCCATGCATACCCAATGGGAGTACCCCACCGCCATGCAAATCTCGCAAAAGAACTCTACTTGGCTCACCAAGCAAAACGTTATCCACCTGCCTGACGCTGACAAGTGGGTGTACATGGTCATTCACTCGCCTTTTGCTCAGGACCATCCCATGCACCTTCACGGCCACGACTTCTGGGTTCTCGACTCTGGTTACGGTAACTTTGACAGCACTCAGACCGATCGTCTGACCTTGGTAAACGCTCCCAGAAGAGACGTAGCTATGATGCCAGGCAGTGGATATTTGGTCATCGCATTCAAGACGAATAACCCTGGT GCTTAg